Proteins from a single region of Hordeum vulgare subsp. vulgare chromosome 6H, MorexV3_pseudomolecules_assembly, whole genome shotgun sequence:
- the LOC123406044 gene encoding indole-2-monooxygenase-like yields MAQVLDGLQEHASPQVLVLVVFPLVLLFIIAGFATSTTSTSRAGDKLLNKLPSPPYKLPLIGHLHLVGSLPHISLRNLAEKHGPDVMLLRLGTVPSLVVSSARAAMAVLRTHDHAFASRVQSAMTDILFYGSTDMAFSPYGDHWRQIRKIVATHLLSSKKVGSYRVAREKEVQHAMARIREAAAGSTVVDLSKLLSSFTTDIICHAVSGKSFRGGGRNELFRELVETSSMLIGGFNLEDYFPKLARLDVVRRMVCARAQRIKKKWDDLLDEIIDDHTNNTMLDHEINKDAETDFIDVLLSIQQEYNLTRENVKAVLVDMFIGGSDTSFIVLDCAMAELIQNPEVMTKLQAEVRSVAEGKEMVTEEDLSGMIYLKGVIKETLRLHSPVPLFVPHLSTADCDIEGYTIPSGTRVIINGWALARDPAYWESAEEFMPERFMENVGSTMIPDYMGNNFHYLPFGTGRRVCPGMNFGMATVEIMLANLMYHFNWDLPAGTVKINMTESFGVTVGRKENLILVPALVQKQV; encoded by the exons ATGGCTCAAGTTCTTGACGGCCTCCAAGAGCATGCATCTCCCCAAGTCCTTGTGCTCGTTGTATTCCCTCTTGTACTCCTCTTCATCATCGCTGGGTTCGCCACATCCACGACAAGCACAAGTAGAGCAGGAGACAAGCTGCTCAACAAACTCCCATCGCCTCCCTACAAGCTCCCTCTCATCGGCCACCTCCACCTGGTCGGCTCACTGCCCCACATTTCCCTCCGCAACCTCGCCGAGAAGCATGGCCCCGATGTCATGCTTCTACGCCTTGGCACCGTCCCCAGTCTCGTCGTGTCGTCCGCTCGAGCAGCCATGGCAGTTCTTCGCACGCACGACCATGCGTTTGCGTCCCGGGTGCAGTCCGCCATGACTGACATCCTCTTCTATGGATCAACTGATATGGCCTTCTCCCCATACGGGGATCACTGGCGCCAGATTAGAAAGATCGTTGCAACACATCTTCTCAGTTCCAAGAAAGTTGGCTCCTACCGTGTTGCCCGTGAAAAAGAG GTACAACACGCTATGGCGAGGATCCGTGAGGCAGCCGCCGGGAGCACCGTAGTGGACCTTAGTAAGCTGCTTAGCTCCTTCACCACTGATATTATTTGCCATGCTGTGTCGGGAAAGTCCTTCAGAGGCGGCGGTCGAAACGAGTTGTTCCGTGAGCTGGTAGAGACCAGTTCGATGCTCATAGGTGGGTTCAACCTGGAGGACTACTTCCCCAAGTTGGCAAGGCTGGACGTGGTAAGGAGGATGGTGTGTGCTAGGGCGCAGAGAATAAAGAAGAAATGGGATGACTTGCTTGATGAGATCATCGACGACCACACCAACAACACCATGTTGGACCATGAGATCAACAAAGACGCAGAGACAGATTTCATCGATGTGTTGCTCTCCATTCAACAAGAGTACAACCTCACGAGAGAAAACGTCAAGGCCGTTTTGGTG GACATGTTCATAGGTGGGTCGGACACATCATTCATAGTGCTGGATTGTGCAATGGCTGAGCTAATCCAAAATCCAGAGGTGATGACCAAGCTCCAAGCTGAGGTGAGGAGCGTAGCAGAGGGGAAGGAAATGgttaccgaagaggatctcagtgGCATGATCTACCTCAAGGGTGTTATCAAAGAGACGCTCAGGCTACACAGTCCCGTGCCGCTCTTCGTGCCCCACCTCTCCACGGCAGACTGCGACATAGAGGGGTACACCATACCATCTGGTACCCGTGTGATCATCAATGGATGGGCTCTAGCAAGGGACCCTGCCTACTGGGAGAGTGCAGAGGAGTTCATGCCCGAGCGCTTCATGGAAAATGTTGGAAGCACCATGATTCCTGACTACATGGGAAACAATtttcattatttgccttttgggaCTGGACGAAGGGTGTGCCCAGGTATGAACTTTGGAATGGCCACTGTTGAGATAATGTTGGCAAACCTCATGTACCACTTCAACTGGGATCTTCCTGCAGGGACAGTAAAAATCAATATGACAGAGTCATTCGGCGTCACAGTGGGTCGCAAGGAAAATCTCATTCTTGTCCCAGCACTTGTGCAAAAACAAGTTTAG